The following proteins are encoded in a genomic region of Candidatus Deferrimicrobiaceae bacterium:
- a CDS encoding 2-oxoacid:ferredoxin oxidoreductase subunit beta gives MAFDYDQFIRSGKLPHIWCPGCTYGIVFKSLLRAVDSLKIPKDDIALVSGIGCASRLPGYVDW, from the coding sequence ATGGCCTTCGACTACGATCAATTCATCCGCTCCGGGAAGCTGCCGCACATCTGGTGCCCCGGATGCACCTACGGGATCGTTTTCAAGTCGCTTCTCCGGGCCGTCGACTCGCTGAAGATCCCCAAGGACGACATCGCGCTCGTCTCCGGGATCGGGTGCGCATCGCGGCTTCCGGGGTACGTGGACTGG